From a region of the Oryzias melastigma strain HK-1 linkage group LG4, ASM292280v2, whole genome shotgun sequence genome:
- the dio1 gene encoding type I iodothyronine deiodinase, translating into MGLREGAWWLVQRLRLYLWAAGMLGYLLTLSVTLRSLQLVSPASVRKLLLRMGEKMSMTQNPRFRFEDWGPTFLSAAFIKAAFANVCLSLKQEAFVGGAAPDSPVVTMDRERTSILGFMKGGRPLVLSFGSCSUPPFMFKLDQFKQLVEDFRDVADFLVIYITEAHSSDGWAFNNNYDISQHRSLEERLSAARILLQNDPLCPVVVDEMSNAAAIQYGSHPERLYVLQAGRVVYKGGMGPWGYRPQEVRSFLEKLQ; encoded by the exons ATGGGGCTCCGCGAGGGCGCGTGGTGGCTCGTGCAGCGGCTGCGGCTTTACCTGTGGGCCGCAGGTATGCTCGGTTACCTGTTGACGCTCAGCGTCACCCTGAGGAGCCTGCAGCTCGTCTCACCTGCGTCGgtcaggaagctgctgctccgCATGGGGGAGAAGATGAGCATGACCCAAAATCCCCGGTTCCGGTTCGAGGACTGGGGTCCGACCTTCCTGTCCGCGGCCTTCATCAAAGCCGCCTTCGCCAACGTCTGCCTGTCACTCAAGCAGGAGGCCTTCGTGGGCGGGGCCGCTCCGGACTCACCTGTGGTCACCATGGATAGGGAGAGGACCAGCATCCTCGGGTTCATGAAGG GTGGCCGGCCGCTGGTGCTCAGCTTCGGGAGCTGCTCCTGACCCCCCTTCATGTTCAAGCTGGACCAGTTCAAGCAGCTCGTCGAGGACTTCCGGGACGTGGCGGACTTTCTGGTCATCTACATCACGGAGGCGCATTCCTCAG ACGGCTGGGCCTTCAACAACAACTACGACATCAGTCAGCACCGGAGCCTGGAGGAGCGTCTGTCCGCCGCCCGGATCCTGCTCCAGAACGACCCGCTGTGCCCCGTGGTCGTTGATGAAATGAGCAATGCCGCCGCCATCCAGTACGGCAGCCACCCTGAGAGGCTGTACGTGCTGCAGGCGGGGAGGGTGGTGTACAAG GGCGGGATGGGGCCTTGGGGCTACCGTCCACAGGAGGTCCGCTCCTTCCTGGAGAAGCTCCAGTAG